The genomic interval CAACCTGTCCCCGCCGAGGGTTGACCGGAGACTGGAGTCGCCAACACGATCGGCCACGGCTTCACCGACTTCACCGCCGAGCTCGTGCGTGTCGTCGGAGCTGAACCAAGAGGAGAAGAATTACTCCAACAGCCCTGAAGCCACTTCCATGGTTCTCGTGGGTTGCCCTCGCTGCCTCATGTATGTGATGCTCTCCGAAGATGATCCGAAGTGCCCCAAATGCAAAAGCACCGTTTTGCTAGATTTCCTCCACGACACCAAAAACCCCACCATAAGGAGGAGTTAGAGTAATAGAGTTAGGATCCTCCGTTCCTAGCTCTGTTTTCTTCTGTTCCTAGCCCTGTTTTTCTCTGTTCCTAATAGTAggacatattattatattatattatattagcTAGTAATGCTTAGGAATTAATCTCCTTTTACCTTTTTTTACTGTTTTAACTATTCCCCCTTCTAGGAGTAGTGCTATGTGCGCTCCACTTTTACCCTCTCTCCCAACAATTTTGTCAAAGCAGGGGATGCATATTTTTGCAGAGACAGAAAGAGACAGAGTGGAGCGTGAATAGCACTATTTGAATCACCTATAGAAAGAAAGTTACTGGGCAATTCGGGAATGTTAGGTATCTATAATATAGGAGCTGGGTGCTCTTTAGCAGCGGTTAAGAAAGTGTAAGAGGGCTTATAACCTCAGGTGCCCTCTTAGTTTGCTTGTTGAAATCCAACCTCGGTTTTCctttcactctctttttctctgCATCCACGATGTTAATGTTAATGTTAATGTTAATGTTACTGTTTCATCCAACGGCACACACATGCTGTTGTTACTCTTGACGTTAACCACCATAAAaggtaaataaaaataaaataagtgaaTAAAAATAGCCGCAACAAAAGCAAAGTTGTAAGACAGAATGTAGATCTTCTGTACTTTGTGTTAACAGTTGAAATGGTTTGAAAGTTAAGGCCCACCAAACCGGTGTTAACTGCTCCATCTACTGCACTCTGCGATGTTGTGAACCACTCAGCATGcttgagaaaaatgaaaaatctgAGTGAGCACAATGGGCTAGTTGACTTTGTTGTAGATTTTGTTAAAACAATTGGGGATATGATGACTGAAAAATGAGGTGTGTAATTTGATTCAGAATTCAGATCCCCTGACACGATGGAATGGAAAAGTTTTGCATGCGATAATGACCTGATTAAAAAAAGGGAGAGATGGTTCCAACTTCCATGTTACAAAATTCAAGTGTCCACGAGCATAATGAGAGCAATGGCGTGAAAGTCGTATGTCGTGTAGCATAAGAAAATTATGTTGTGGGTTAGGAGGAGATGAAGGATGAGTGAATCAAGGGATGGTAGAAGGTGGGTTGGGTAGTTCCgagcattgaaaaaaaaaggccATTCTATTAAGGCCATTTAAATCACATAAATGCAAGAGTAATTGAGACGGTTGAGAATAATGTGGGAGATATTACGTCAGATGATAAATGCtctattttttctctcttttccacCTATTTTATCAAACaccttcttctccttcttcttcatcctccttTATCTTTCTATTTCTCCTCCTTCAACACTTTCAACACTATCTGCACTTTGCCTTCATTTTGTGTTTATATCTATTTTCCCATTCGCAGACACCATAATTGTACC from Phaseolus vulgaris cultivar G19833 chromosome 1, P. vulgaris v2.0, whole genome shotgun sequence carries:
- the LOC137814612 gene encoding protein GL2-INTERACTING REPRESSOR 1-like; this encodes MNLHPFLQQQRSPTLCWCHSFTPPLFLLPKHPPPTTLTKQRKAMSRRNGSGPQLDLKLNLSPPRVDRRLESPTRSATASPTSPPSSCVSSELNQEEKNYSNSPEATSMVLVGCPRCLMYVMLSEDDPKCPKCKSTVLLDFLHDTKNPTIRRS